One window of Leifsonia sp. AK011 genomic DNA carries:
- a CDS encoding 3-oxoacyl-[acyl-carrier-protein] synthase III C-terminal domain-containing protein, whose product MQSASARIAGLGVYLPESTRATEQTERDLRAANPDLKLATGLIGRMTGVRSVHLRPDGWQTSDLAVAAARDALAESPGEIDLLLFASASQDLIEPATSHIVAAKLGLTCPVMDIKNACNSVLNAMQVAEALIAAGQYRRVLIASGEQPSHAVRWELTDHDQFIRSFPGYTMSDAGAAVILEATDDASTGILDSSFIAASAHWDVGTLPTGGSMNPRGGDGSYFDMDGAGLQRAFLELGAQPVLDLLARNDLTWEDIDLVAIHQVALPYLPPIFERLGVASDKSVITVEDHGNLASVTIPLQIMRARDAQMVKPGSLMLLVGLAGGISLGLMIVRM is encoded by the coding sequence GTGCAGTCAGCCTCCGCTCGAATCGCCGGTCTCGGCGTGTACCTGCCGGAGAGCACTCGGGCGACCGAGCAGACCGAGCGCGACCTCCGTGCGGCAAACCCCGACCTGAAGCTCGCGACCGGCCTCATCGGGCGCATGACCGGTGTGCGCAGCGTCCACCTGCGACCCGATGGCTGGCAGACCTCCGACCTCGCCGTCGCCGCGGCCCGCGACGCCCTCGCGGAGTCGCCCGGCGAGATCGACCTGCTCCTCTTCGCGAGCGCCAGCCAGGACCTCATCGAGCCGGCCACGAGTCACATCGTCGCCGCGAAACTCGGGCTCACGTGTCCTGTCATGGACATCAAGAACGCCTGCAACTCGGTGCTCAACGCCATGCAGGTGGCCGAGGCACTCATCGCGGCTGGCCAGTACCGCCGCGTGCTCATCGCGAGCGGTGAACAGCCCTCGCACGCGGTGCGCTGGGAGCTGACCGACCACGACCAGTTCATCCGGTCCTTCCCCGGGTACACGATGAGTGATGCGGGTGCCGCCGTGATCCTGGAGGCGACGGATGACGCGAGCACTGGCATCCTCGATTCGTCCTTCATCGCGGCGTCCGCGCACTGGGACGTCGGCACACTCCCCACCGGCGGGTCGATGAACCCCCGTGGTGGCGACGGGTCGTACTTCGACATGGATGGCGCGGGCCTCCAGCGTGCGTTCCTCGAGCTCGGTGCACAGCCCGTCCTCGACCTCCTCGCACGCAACGATCTGACGTGGGAGGACATCGATCTTGTGGCGATCCACCAGGTGGCGCTGCCCTATCTGCCCCCGATCTTCGAGCGTCTGGGCGTCGCGAGCGACAAGTCGGTCATCACGGTGGAGGACCACGGAAATCTCGCCTCGGTCACGATTCCGCTCCAGATAATGAGGGCGCGTGACGCACAAATGGTGAAACCGGGTAGTCTTATGCTGCTCGTCGGGCTGGCGGGGGGCATCAGTCTGGGACTCATGATCGTTCGCATGTAG